A genomic segment from Corythoichthys intestinalis isolate RoL2023-P3 chromosome 2, ASM3026506v1, whole genome shotgun sequence encodes:
- the tmem81 gene encoding transmembrane protein 81, translating into MDQMLVALFFLIHHQLSSANTVQVQVEVVTKSTQCSVTCGLGVKMQTVCKVKDSQKALEESKTKSTGNAVAESNLEVEDCRDEKVSCQESWQCGIKTFTKTTGERLEIDCLSKTPKLVKKFAWRVSWRRAPGVISTDDSLFKPWQAPHLDLVILYPIEEKHAGTYRCDVLDANFRKVKTEYWGVRVLPKGVLNLDYEHAKSVWESPWTWTNLLNPYETQIIWLYIILTILSLVDMAVVFFLVFRMWNNSGSYKIPEDANCPENMSEL; encoded by the exons ATGGATCAAATGCTGGTGGCCCTTTTTTTCCTCATCCACCACCAACTTAGCTCTGCTAACACGGTGCAGGTGCAGGTGGAGGTGGTCACTAAGAGCACACAATGCAGTGTCACTTGTGGCCTGGGCGTCAAAATGCAAACAGTTTGCAAGGTGAAAGACAGCCAGAAGGCCCTGGAGGAAAGTAAAACGAAATCCACAGGAAACGCTGTTGCAGAGTCAAATTTGGAAGTAGAAGATTGTCGAGATGAGAAAGTCAGTTGTCAAGAGTCGTGGCAGTGTGGAATCAAGACTTTCACCAAGACAACAGGAGAGAGGCTTGAGATTGACTGTCTGTCGAAGACCCCGAAATTAGTGAAGAAATTCGCCTGGAG GGTGTCATGGCGGCGAGCACCAGGTGTGATCAGTACTGACGATTCGCTCTTCAAACCCTGGCAGGCTCCGCATCTAGACCTGGTCATTCTGTATCCAATCGAGGAGAAGCATGCAG GAACCTACCGCTGTGATGTACTGGATGCTAATTTCAGGAAAGTGAAAACGGAGTACTGGGGGGTGCGAGTGCTGCCAAAAGGGGTCCTGAATCTGGACTATGAACATGCTAAAAGTGTGTGGGAGTCACCTTGGACCTGGACGAATTTGTTAAACCCCTATGAGACTCAGATCATCTGGCTTTACATC ATCCTGACCATTCTGAGCCTTGTCGACATGGCAGTTGTGTTCTTCCTGGTGTTCAGGATGTGGAACAACAGCGGCTCATATAAGATACCTGAGGATGCAAACTGCCCTGAAAACATGTCAGAGCTGTGA